Proteins encoded together in one Schistocerca cancellata isolate TAMUIC-IGC-003103 unplaced genomic scaffold, iqSchCanc2.1 HiC_scaffold_1144, whole genome shotgun sequence window:
- the LOC126159440 gene encoding uncharacterized protein LOC126159440: protein MDVSADHSVSAVATTGQDSLSTVSENVPAVVQPVVGAVVSETVSDSVPQSVTDVVSRPNSDSVAPTVSQAEPSPSVPAPVVALSDVSEPLPVAESSDVFVEPKPQRDEARSRSSSRQRFRSASSSPSYDRGLARGDRSPSPVGRPPASSWASQRRAGRRDLDVELRPPQAAGSGRQPPRKQQQQQQRASSRHAQSADLSVAAQQRDVAVRHLRTVLSQPASVDVPVLAPDTVSAVTAASLSTKRKAEDVHRRRAGPSIHDRVSVPSSDVEMSVKDSVSVASGVTATATLPPLSPFEPSEWAKDVVEGGET, encoded by the coding sequence atggatgtgtctgctgatCATAGTGTCTCTGCTGTTGCGACTACCGGCCAGGACTCTTTGTCCACGGTTTCGGAAAACGTGCCTGCTGTTGTTCAACCGGTTGTGGGTGCTGTTGTGTCGGAGACAGTCTCTGACTCCGTGCCGCAGTCGGTAACCGATGTTGTTTCGCGCCCTAATTCGGACTCTGTTGCACCTACTGTGTCGCAGGCGGAGCCCTCTCCTTCTGTACCTGCACCCGTCGTTGCACTTTCTGACGTTTCTGAGCCTCTTCCTGTTGCGGAATCGAGCGATGTTTTTGTGGAACCAAAACCGCAGCGGGATGAAGCTCGTTCTCGCAGTTCCAGTAGGCAACGCTTCCGCAGTGCCAGTAGCTCCCCTTCCTACGACAGAGGTTTAGCGCGAGGTGACCGTAGTCCGTCCCCAGTAGGGCGCCCCCCCGCCTCTTCTTGGGCGTCGCAACGCCGCGCCGGGCGGCGCGACCTCGACGTGGAGCTACGGCCGCCTCAGGCTGCCGGCTCCGGGCGTCAGCCGCCgcgcaaacaacaacaacagcagcagcgtgcCTCCTCTCGCCACGCACAGTCAGCTGATCTGAGTGTTGCAGCGCAGCAACGTGACGTTGCTGTTCGCCATCTACGGACTGTGTTAAGTCAACCCGCCTCTGTAGATGTGCCTGTTTTAGCGCCAGACACGGTTTCGGCTGTGACTGCGGCATCTCTGTCGACTAAACGGAAGGCAGAGGATGTACACCGTCGTCGCGCTGGTCCTTCTATTCACGACCGCGTGTCGGTGCCTTCTTCCGACGTGGAGATGTCCGTTAAGGATTCTGTGTCGGTCGCTTCTGGCGTGACGGCTACTGCCACCCTGCCGCCCCTCTCCCCCTTCGAGCCTTCGGAGTGGGCGAAGGATGTTGTGGAGGGTGGGGAGACGTAG